The sequence below is a genomic window from Ottowia sp. SB7-C50.
GGCGTGGCGTGCTTTGCCATCACGCTGCCGGCGACCCGGCTGGCCACGGGCACTGCCGAACATCCGCAGCTGTCGCCCTGGTTCGTCACCTTTGGCCGCGCGGCGCTGGCGGGGCTGCTGTCGGCGGCGTTTCTGCTGGTGGCGCGCTCGCCCTGGCCCACGGCCGCGCAGTGGCGGGCGCTGTCGCTGTCGATGGCCGGCAACGCCATCGGGTTTCCGCTGCTGCTGGCGTGGGCGCTGCGCAGCGTGACGGCCACGCACGCGGCCGTCATCATTGCGCTGCTGCCGCTGGTGACGGCGGCGGTGGCCGCCTTTGCCCTGGGCCAGCGCGCGCGGCCGGCGTTCTGGGCCTGCGCCGTCGCGGGCAGCGCCCTGGTGGTGGTGTTTGCGTGGCTGCGCGCGGGCGAATCGGGCGGCTTCGGCTTCGCCGCGGCCGACGCCCTGCTGGCCGGTGCGGTGCTGGCGGCCGCGGTTGGCTACATCTATGGCGCCAAGGTCACGCCCGCGCTGGGCGCCGAGCGCGTGATCTGCTGGGTGTGCCTGGGCGCGCTGCCCCTCACGCTGCCGGTGGCGCTGTGGCTGTGGCCGGCCAACGCGGGCGACATCCGTGCCAGCAGCTGGGCGGGCTTTGTCTATGTGGGCACCGTGTCGATGTGGGCCGGCTTCTTCGCCTGGTACCGCGGGCTGGACTGGGGCGGCGCCCTGCGCGTGAGCCAGACGCAACTGCTGCAGCCGTTTCTGGCGATGCTGTTTGCGTGGCCGCTGCTGGGCGAGCGGCTGGACGCGGTGTCCGTCGGCTTTGCGCTGGCGGTGGTGGCCATCGTGTTTGCCAGCCGGAGGCTGAGATGAGAGCGTCGCTGCACGACCTGCTGGCGCAGCTGCCCGCGGCGCCGACCCGTGCGTACCCTGAGGGCTTGCCGTTTGCGATGGCATTCGCACATGGCAGCATGTCCGTCGAGCTGTACGCCCCCGGCAGCAACGCCGATGGGCGCGATCGCCAGCAGCCGCACGCGCAGGACGAGCTGTACGTAGTGCAGCGCGGCCACGCCACACTGCGCATCGGCGCTCAGAATCTGCCCGCCGCGCCCGGCGACGTGCTGTTCGTGCCCGCCGATGCCGACCATCGCTTCGAAGCCTTCACCCCCGACTTTGCAACCTGGGTCATCTTCTACGGACCCGCTGGAGGAGAAAAACCATGAACCCCACCGACCTCAAGCAAGCCAGCCCCTGGCAACTGGCCGAGCGCGCCCACGCCATGAACCCCTCGGCGATCCGCGAAATCCTGAAGGTGACGGAGCGCCCCGGCATCCTCAACTTTGCCGGTGGCCTGCCCGCGCCCGAGACTTTTCCGGTCGACGCCATGCGTGCAGCCTGCGCCACGGTGCTGGCCGAAGGCAGCGCCATCGCGCGCCCGTCGCTGCAATACGCGTCGAGCGAAGGGCTGCCCGAATTGCGCCAGTGGGTCGCCACCGAGCTGGGCAAGCAGGGCGCGCAGGTGTCGCCCGACCAGGTGCTCATCACCACCGGCAGCCAGCAGGGGCTGGACCTGATCGCCAAGGTGCTGCTCGACAAGGGCAGCCGCATGCTGGTCGAGTCGCCCACCTACCTGGGCGCGCTGCAGGCCTTCACGCCCATGCAGCCGGCGGTGGAGAGCGTTGAAAGCGACATGGGCGGCGTGTCGGCGTCCGCGCTGCGCAGCGCGCTTCAAAAAGGTGAGCGGCCGCGCTTCATGTACCTGCTGCCCAACTTCCAGAACCCCACCGGCCGCACCATGGACGAAGCGCGCCGCCAGGCCGTGATCGACGTCTGCCGCGAGCACGGCCTGCCGATTGTCGAAGACAACCCGTATGGCGAATTGTGGTTCGACGCACCGCCGCCCGCGCCCCTGCTGGCGCGCTGGCCCGAGGGCGTGGTGTACCTGGGCTCGTTCAGCAAAATCCTGGCGCCCGGCCTGCGCCTAGGCTACATCGTCGCGCCGCCCGCGCTGTACCCCAAGCTGCTGCAGGCCAAGCAGGCGGCCGATTTGCACACGCCCGGCTTCAACCAGCGCGTGGTGGCCGAGGTCATCAAGGACGGCTTCCTCGACCGCCACGTGCCCACCATCCGCGCGCGCTACCACGCGCAGCGCGACGCCATCCTGGCCGCGCTGGCGCGCGAGCTGGGCCCGACCGGTGCCGAGTGGACACAGCCCGTCGGCGGCATGTTCGTGTGGGTGCGCCTGCCCGAAGGCCTGAACGCCCAGGCCTTGTTGCCCAAGGCCGTCGATGCCGGCATGGCCTTCGTGCCCGGCGCGCCCTTCTTCGCCGATGAACCCGATGCGCGCGCGCTGCGGCTGTCCTTCGTCACTTCCACGCCCGAGCAGATCGACCAGGGCATGGCCGCGCTGGGGAAGGTGGTGCGCGCGGCGATGCAAGGCTGACCATGATCCAACTGTGGGGCCGCACCACGTCCATCAACGTACGCAAGGTGTTGTGGACCTTGCAGGAGGCGGGCGCGCCCTTTGAGCGCATCGACGCGGGCCTCGCCTTCGGTGTCGTCAACGACGCCGACTATGTGGCGAAGAACCCCAACCGCCTGGTGCCGCTGCTGGAAGACGGCGACTTCGTGCTGTGGGAATCCAACGCCATCGTGCGCTACCTGTGCGCGCGCTACGCGCCGGCGCTG
It includes:
- a CDS encoding DMT family transporter — protein: MSAGTSRWALRAPQGDARLVAGFWLGVLGVACFAITLPATRLATGTAEHPQLSPWFVTFGRAALAGLLSAAFLLVARSPWPTAAQWRALSLSMAGNAIGFPLLLAWALRSVTATHAAVIIALLPLVTAAVAAFALGQRARPAFWACAVAGSALVVVFAWLRAGESGGFGFAAADALLAGAVLAAAVGYIYGAKVTPALGAERVICWVCLGALPLTLPVALWLWPANAGDIRASSWAGFVYVGTVSMWAGFFAWYRGLDWGGALRVSQTQLLQPFLAMLFAWPLLGERLDAVSVGFALAVVAIVFASRRLR
- a CDS encoding cupin domain-containing protein; amino-acid sequence: MRASLHDLLAQLPAAPTRAYPEGLPFAMAFAHGSMSVELYAPGSNADGRDRQQPHAQDELYVVQRGHATLRIGAQNLPAAPGDVLFVPADADHRFEAFTPDFATWVIFYGPAGGEKP
- a CDS encoding PLP-dependent aminotransferase family protein, with product MNPTDLKQASPWQLAERAHAMNPSAIREILKVTERPGILNFAGGLPAPETFPVDAMRAACATVLAEGSAIARPSLQYASSEGLPELRQWVATELGKQGAQVSPDQVLITTGSQQGLDLIAKVLLDKGSRMLVESPTYLGALQAFTPMQPAVESVESDMGGVSASALRSALQKGERPRFMYLLPNFQNPTGRTMDEARRQAVIDVCREHGLPIVEDNPYGELWFDAPPPAPLLARWPEGVVYLGSFSKILAPGLRLGYIVAPPALYPKLLQAKQAADLHTPGFNQRVVAEVIKDGFLDRHVPTIRARYHAQRDAILAALARELGPTGAEWTQPVGGMFVWVRLPEGLNAQALLPKAVDAGMAFVPGAPFFADEPDARALRLSFVTSTPEQIDQGMAALGKVVRAAMQG